A single Amphiura filiformis chromosome 19, Afil_fr2py, whole genome shotgun sequence DNA region contains:
- the LOC140140384 gene encoding uncharacterized protein: MPPSPSDSSEPGSELGDNFYEASKHSFSSLRERLEEEYPGKKLIFVKDMVQGIDGHYDALPKGYRHTFLIRHPLKVFMSFKNMMEPLPVPKRLEEMIPHLIPAGFFFKEMYDLVEYVKKELESEPIIIDADDLLADTPRMMRAYCDALDIPFSDSLLTWPSGHEVMLTKWINGKEGLGSIQIAHESTFKTTGFGKPTPMPNQDELPEDVVKVASLSMQYYSKLYEQRFKC, encoded by the coding sequence ATGCCGCCGTCACCTAGTGATTCAAGTGAGCCGGGGAGTGAGCTTGGAGATAACTTTTACGAGGCGTCCAAGCACAGTTTTTCTTCGCTTAGAGAACGCTTGGAGGAAGAATATCCCGGAAAGAAATTAATCTTCGTCAAAGATATGGTCCAAGGCATTGATGGCCACTATGATGCTCTTCCCAAGGGGTATCGCCACACCTTTCTCATTCGTCATCCTTTGAAGGTGTTTATGTCATTTAAGAACATGATGGAGCCATTGCCAGTTCCAAAACGTTTAGAAGAGATGATCCCACATCTGATTCCGGCCGGGTTTTTCTTCAAGGAGATGTATGATCTTGTAGAATACGTCAAGAAAGAGCTGGAATCAGAGCCAATTATCATTGATGCTGATGATCTTTTAGCCGACACCCCACGAATGATGAGAGCCTACTGTGATGCATTAGATATTCCGTTCAGTGATTCCTTGTTAACTTGGCCCTCTGGTCACGAGGTTATGTTAACCAAATGGATCAATGGAAAGGAGGGACTCGGGTCTATCCAAATAGCTCATGAATCTACCTTTAAAACTACTGGATTTGGTAAGCCTACCCCCATGCCAAACCAAGATGAGTTACCTGAAGATGTAGTTAAAGTAGCAAGCTTGTCAATGCAGTACTACAGCAAACTCTATGAGCAACGTTTTAAATGCTAA